From the Chloroflexus aurantiacus J-10-fl genome, one window contains:
- a CDS encoding peptidase, which yields MQRLLFALVCFALLVAPMALDMRPQPATAASPSPVRLTEITNLPEIAEIEPNNRITPPGVSAQQIASGRTDSWRQPITGVITSSIDIDYFYFDISAPGSLVTIELTNLTADYDLVFGGGVDPATGQGGATNTFEFDAGQSGLEDVTQIGGQIASIGGQIASIGGQIASIGGQIASIGGQIASIGGQIASIGGQIASISVNPGNNDEQIEIIVWQPGRYFVAVAPSNAGETSSQPYRLTITLERSTLQSLGPAPHVQFLTDRPDPDVTTLYIINSARMQGVYPGELTAINAITTTLSSSTGYSGLTQLVWGESENALILEKGAVIDLANLEVITGTLPFSQLLNDWSQPANQSNPLYANYLAQIIDHVIEAAIAPAGNGLSRDVRVRYRMRANNDSNLGNETNQTTPYPNVRNIVLVGGDEIIPFFRLPDLTTIANEADYLDYLKTIDPNTNGASLISPNNPLGAALRNRMLLSDNPYGADRPYRFYGFPLFVPRLAVGRIVERPSEIADFLRRNAPGFGEENIYLRDDFYYPRSLSITGYDFLIDGANAISRTLQQATSISVTKRVLNNNTWNRAQFEAEWLEQPLDTPGFFSSPLEFYSDTQTLVSSLNAHFDHWQLIPAVSGSGNPNFPADRILSVGYSSGFPSAIPSSSCDFYPSICPGFFYNTLYYSVGCHSGYNVPYLAIDQSLGPRIDFYAADFAQAFNRHAGNWIGNTGYGYGTLDGVDYSERLAALLTQELVRNEVRPDPMAENGETYVGRSIGEALVNAKLRYLRTSLGLNAYDYKVLAITTLYGLPWKRIFVDNPLSAPVEDLNAELPAGDRTAPTPIAGSQLTRTITFTINYDTNYLEPTRSGQRIRLDASNFTISDTFLLASTFNVTPTVTILNNNLIGMPGLPAFTYDITALSGSDDDSERNPLVVRDIIFVGGQYNTVNNFNPTITQIVTETFEPLITTTIEPDFSAGIGFWVPDRFFGHSRTEGDNGPRDTLISTAAQFRATDGVTGTLRTYTQLVFQVLYTDPEAEDAEEALADQTPPVIERVRIAGQDVNLQSVSTLIEVFVSDPDNPTNPQVTLTGVYLADDNVTWTPLTFSQDSQNPRRWTASVPRPWPDVRLIITAIDQAGNSVMYTAKGQFTPPTYQLFLPVINRNQSALSGDDDAGGSAMGGQLYLPIVSQDAAKLVRE from the coding sequence ATGCAACGCCTTCTGTTCGCATTGGTGTGTTTCGCTCTTCTTGTGGCGCCGATGGCGTTGGATATGCGTCCGCAACCGGCAACCGCGGCTTCACCTTCACCGGTGCGTCTCACTGAGATCACCAATTTACCGGAAATTGCCGAGATCGAGCCAAATAACCGGATCACGCCGCCCGGTGTTTCGGCCCAACAAATTGCGTCCGGTCGCACCGATAGCTGGCGACAGCCGATTACCGGTGTGATTACCTCTTCTATCGATATTGACTACTTCTATTTCGATATTAGTGCCCCAGGTTCGCTGGTGACGATTGAACTCACCAACTTGACTGCTGACTACGATCTGGTCTTCGGTGGTGGGGTTGATCCGGCAACCGGGCAGGGTGGTGCCACGAATACCTTTGAATTCGATGCCGGTCAATCTGGTTTAGAGGATGTTACCCAGATCGGTGGACAGATCGCCTCAATCGGTGGGCAGATTGCCTCGATTGGCGGTCAGATCGCCTCAATCGGTGGACAGATCGCCTCAATCGGTGGACAGATTGCCTCGATTGGCGGTCAGATCGCCTCAATCGGTGGACAGATTGCCTCCATTAGTGTCAATCCGGGCAACAATGACGAGCAAATCGAGATTATTGTCTGGCAGCCAGGGCGCTATTTTGTCGCGGTTGCTCCTTCCAACGCTGGCGAAACCAGCTCTCAACCGTACCGACTCACCATTACGCTCGAACGGAGCACATTGCAATCGTTAGGGCCGGCACCGCACGTGCAGTTTCTGACCGATAGACCTGATCCTGATGTTACTACGCTCTACATCATCAATTCCGCTCGGATGCAGGGGGTATACCCTGGTGAACTTACGGCAATTAATGCTATTACGACGACCCTCTCTTCATCCACTGGCTATTCTGGGCTTACGCAACTGGTCTGGGGTGAGTCTGAAAATGCCCTGATCCTGGAGAAAGGTGCCGTCATCGATCTGGCAAACCTGGAAGTGATTACCGGTACGCTGCCGTTTAGTCAATTGCTCAACGACTGGTCGCAACCGGCTAATCAATCAAATCCGCTCTATGCGAATTATCTGGCCCAGATCATTGACCATGTGATCGAAGCGGCTATCGCACCTGCTGGGAATGGTCTTTCACGTGATGTGCGGGTTCGTTACCGGATGCGAGCCAATAACGACTCCAATCTGGGTAATGAAACCAACCAGACAACACCATACCCGAATGTGCGCAATATCGTGTTGGTTGGCGGGGATGAGATTATCCCCTTCTTCCGTCTACCCGATCTGACAACGATTGCCAACGAAGCCGATTACCTCGACTATTTGAAGACGATTGATCCGAATACGAACGGTGCGAGTCTTATTTCACCCAACAATCCACTCGGTGCAGCATTGCGCAACCGCATGCTGCTTAGTGATAACCCCTATGGCGCCGACCGACCCTACCGCTTTTACGGGTTTCCACTCTTCGTGCCGCGGCTGGCTGTAGGCCGCATTGTTGAAAGACCCTCCGAGATTGCCGATTTTCTGCGTCGCAACGCACCCGGATTTGGCGAGGAGAATATATATCTGCGTGATGATTTCTACTATCCACGCAGCCTGTCTATCACCGGCTACGACTTCTTGATTGACGGGGCTAACGCAATCTCGCGCACCTTGCAGCAGGCAACCAGTATCAGCGTCACGAAGCGGGTCTTAAACAATAATACCTGGAATCGTGCGCAGTTTGAAGCCGAATGGCTTGAGCAACCGCTTGACACACCGGGCTTCTTTTCTTCTCCTCTGGAGTTCTATTCTGATACTCAGACCCTCGTCAGTTCGCTCAATGCTCACTTCGATCACTGGCAACTGATCCCGGCAGTTAGCGGTAGTGGGAATCCGAACTTCCCTGCCGATCGCATTCTGTCGGTGGGTTATTCTTCAGGATTTCCGTCTGCTATCCCGTCTAGCTCGTGTGACTTCTATCCTTCTATTTGCCCTGGCTTCTTCTACAACACGCTCTACTATTCAGTGGGCTGTCATAGTGGGTACAATGTGCCGTATCTCGCCATCGATCAATCACTTGGGCCGCGTATCGATTTCTACGCTGCCGATTTTGCCCAGGCGTTCAATCGCCATGCCGGGAACTGGATCGGGAATACCGGCTATGGCTATGGGACGCTTGATGGCGTGGATTACAGTGAGCGTTTGGCGGCGTTGCTGACCCAAGAGCTGGTACGGAATGAGGTGCGCCCCGACCCTATGGCAGAAAACGGTGAAACCTACGTGGGGCGCAGTATCGGCGAGGCGCTGGTCAATGCGAAGCTCCGCTATCTGCGCACCTCACTCGGTCTCAATGCCTACGACTACAAGGTGCTGGCAATCACCACCCTTTACGGCTTGCCGTGGAAGCGTATCTTCGTGGATAACCCATTGTCGGCACCGGTCGAAGACCTGAATGCTGAGCTGCCCGCCGGTGACCGTACCGCACCCACGCCGATTGCCGGTAGTCAACTCACCCGCACGATAACCTTTACTATCAACTATGACACCAACTATCTGGAACCAACTCGCAGTGGTCAGCGTATCCGGCTAGATGCCAGCAACTTTACAATTAGCGATACATTCTTACTTGCCAGTACCTTTAACGTTACCCCAACGGTTACTATCCTTAATAATAACCTGATCGGGATGCCGGGATTACCCGCCTTTACTTACGACATCACCGCATTGTCGGGTAGCGATGACGATAGTGAACGTAATCCGTTGGTAGTGCGTGACATTATCTTCGTAGGTGGTCAGTACAATACGGTGAACAATTTCAATCCAACGATTACACAAATCGTGACCGAAACTTTTGAGCCGTTGATCACCACGACGATTGAACCCGATTTCAGCGCCGGGATTGGCTTCTGGGTGCCTGATCGCTTCTTCGGTCATAGTCGCACCGAGGGCGACAACGGCCCTCGTGATACCCTCATCAGTACTGCGGCCCAGTTCCGGGCGACCGATGGTGTTACCGGTACGTTGCGCACCTATACGCAGCTTGTCTTCCAGGTGCTCTACACTGATCCAGAGGCCGAAGATGCTGAAGAGGCGCTGGCTGACCAGACACCGCCAGTAATAGAGCGGGTGCGCATCGCCGGTCAGGATGTAAATCTGCAAAGTGTCTCAACCTTGATCGAGGTCTTTGTCAGCGATCCAGATAATCCCACCAATCCACAGGTCACTCTAACAGGTGTCTATCTTGCCGATGATAATGTGACCTGGACGCCACTCACTTTCTCGCAGGATAGCCAGAATCCACGCCGCTGGACGGCCAGTGTGCCACGACCCTGGCCTGATGTACGGCTCATCATTACAGCGATTGATCAGGCCGGTAATTCGGTGATGTACACGGCAAAAGGGCAGTTTACGCCACCGACGTATCAGCTCTTCCTGCCGGTAATAAATCGTAATCAATCGGCTCTTTCCGGTGATGATGATGCCGGCGGTAGTGCAATGGGTGGTCAGTTGTATTTACCTATCGTTTCCCAGGATGCAGCGAAATTAGTGCGCGAATAG
- the nadA gene encoding quinolinate synthase NadA translates to MVAQIYETTGETAASLIAEIADLRRQRNAIILAHNYEYGEIQEIADYVGDSLGMAQAAARTDADVIMVCGVYFMAETAAILNPQRTVLIPDANAGCSLADSITVEQLRAWKAANPGAVVVSYVNTSAAVKAESDYCCTSGNAERVINAIPADKTILFLPDMFLGSYLRHKTGRPLKIWAGECHVHAAIRPTMIEQKRAAMPDAEFLIHPECGCVSSAMDYVARGAIESRGTHILSTEGMIAHVNRSPASRFVVATEIGVLHRMRKANPDKQFVPIDESISCRYMKLITLAKVRDSLRDLREQVTVPPEIAERARIAIDRMLAL, encoded by the coding sequence ATGGTCGCCCAGATCTACGAAACAACCGGTGAAACGGCTGCCAGCCTCATCGCCGAAATTGCTGACCTCCGGCGCCAACGCAATGCGATCATCCTGGCACATAATTACGAATACGGCGAAATTCAGGAGATTGCCGATTATGTCGGCGACTCGCTGGGTATGGCGCAGGCCGCAGCCCGGACCGACGCTGACGTCATTATGGTGTGCGGTGTCTACTTTATGGCCGAGACTGCCGCCATCCTTAATCCGCAGCGGACGGTACTCATTCCCGATGCAAACGCCGGCTGCTCGCTGGCCGACTCGATTACCGTAGAGCAGTTACGAGCGTGGAAAGCTGCGAATCCAGGTGCGGTTGTTGTAAGTTATGTAAATACCAGTGCTGCTGTCAAGGCAGAAAGTGATTATTGCTGCACGTCGGGCAATGCCGAGCGAGTTATTAACGCCATCCCCGCCGATAAAACCATCTTGTTTTTGCCTGATATGTTTCTCGGCAGTTATCTACGCCACAAAACAGGGCGACCGCTCAAGATTTGGGCCGGCGAGTGTCACGTCCATGCCGCCATCCGGCCAACCATGATCGAACAGAAGCGAGCGGCAATGCCTGACGCCGAGTTTCTGATTCACCCTGAATGTGGCTGTGTGAGTAGCGCAATGGATTATGTGGCTCGCGGCGCCATTGAGAGTCGGGGCACGCATATTCTCTCCACCGAGGGCATGATTGCGCATGTCAACCGCTCACCGGCCAGCCGTTTTGTGGTTGCCACCGAGATTGGCGTGCTCCACCGGATGCGCAAAGCCAATCCGGATAAGCAGTTTGTTCCCATCGATGAGTCGATAAGCTGTCGCTACATGAAGCTGATCACGCTGGCAAAGGTGCGCGACAGTCTACGCGACCTGCGCGAACAGGTGACAGTACCGCCGGAGATTGCCGAACGGGCCAGAATCGCCATTGACCGAATGCTGGCGTTGTAG
- a CDS encoding adenylate/guanylate cyclase domain-containing protein — MDTIMTGQLTEWRDLEGYLEPHQLADLITTGDLAAGVRARLGSDLRARLAAHAAYIPARIVHQQLADPQPGRTGGSFWEGSLLFADLSGFTALSERLSELGRQGAEEVSAIVNRLFAALLHEAQVRGGVLLKFGGDALTVFFDATTLNDDHALAACAAALAMQSRMGEFAQLSTRLDNFSLRLRVGVHAGRVFAAEVGDQSHIELVVTGPEVNRVALAQEIAAPGEVVVSDQILRCIAGYRVEPRQAGFYHLLDLQPTVIPSVPSLTWSLSGPDDLATLNRLARQLNALQPYLVHRLPRRFLDPAAGELGEFRPVTVLFANVYDFSRYLIKLDSDPELAAAIFNAYYRRVQAVVHHYEGIINKVDMYTHGDKLMALFGAPTAHEDDPIRAVRCALELRTVIQEANQEIGKLAGTLAPPLAQKIGINTGTVFAGRVGGAARYEYTVMGPAVNLAARLMAAAPEGAIYLSPSSQMAVQDQVVLQAAAPLTLKGLSEPVTPAQVVSIAPVSNRHDDEQLAVAPLIGRDAELKQVLTTARTALRGRGATIALVGEAGAGKSRLAEEAIQRLVIDSTVHQDDYEDVPPFTILFGDCQSYEQRTAYAAIRAPLISALGLDARSAPDQLAANVVHRLEHLVPELSRFAPLLADALALPIADTPLTGGLSSQQRHDRLQELLVEIFLRLATRESLLLILEDCHWADSPSLEVLERLSKAVSGRRLVLLLTYRPEMVSPAPWDSHPNTIRIELGELRPEDSRALLEALLGGPPPEEMLPLLDRTQGNPFFIEELVRALVRDRLLIRDSAGAAWRLARPVEKIELPRSIEGLLIARLDRLDEPRQELVQVASVIGRRFQRPVVEGVYSNPPVLDESLERLIDHELIQADQQERILAYIFRHALLRDVAYEGILYARRRMLHARVARRIEEIAAHQLEEQYAVLAWHFLQAEEWQPALHYHLLAAAQAHRRFANRDALALYTTALKIAPYLATVWDPNRLIDRVAEIHEAIGDIHLTLGEYDEAERNFREALQLSLPSADQPVSERWLRLHRMLASVEERRSNYQQAFALLTEGMSRAHQGLLAETARCYLLGAGIAYRTGDYTHAMEWANIGYRLAVESASLTDQARALKIIGNIASDQGNRTQAVEALNQARTLYEQANMPAGLCDVLNDLGRVYTQAGRWAETIAVFEQSMAISEAIGDVLATARTANNLAVVLVGRNELERAGKLYQRAGELFARLGSRLGVAVTGYNRGEVLLNQGHAAAALDLFITAITDLESINARSFLPEVLRLAALAALALEDVAGARAYAQRSLTIAEELGQADDAAIAERVLGEIALAAGDLSTAAELFERSGNTLAALGNRYELGKVRYQQARLELARKQYSTAAAARAEALAIFTELDAQRDLALTNALPV, encoded by the coding sequence ATGGACACTATAATGACCGGGCAGTTGACTGAATGGCGTGATCTGGAAGGCTACCTTGAGCCACATCAGCTTGCCGATTTGATCACAACCGGCGATTTAGCCGCCGGAGTACGTGCGCGCCTGGGCAGTGATTTGCGGGCCAGGCTGGCAGCGCACGCTGCTTATATTCCGGCGCGTATTGTTCACCAGCAACTGGCCGATCCGCAGCCCGGTCGTACCGGTGGCTCGTTTTGGGAAGGATCGCTCCTTTTCGCTGACCTCTCCGGTTTTACCGCGCTGTCGGAGCGCCTGTCAGAGTTAGGGCGCCAGGGGGCAGAAGAGGTTTCGGCTATCGTTAACCGATTGTTTGCCGCCTTGCTGCATGAAGCGCAGGTGCGGGGTGGGGTGTTGCTCAAGTTTGGTGGTGATGCTCTGACCGTTTTTTTCGATGCAACGACTCTGAACGATGATCACGCGCTTGCTGCCTGCGCCGCCGCCCTGGCGATGCAGAGTCGGATGGGGGAATTTGCCCAACTCTCAACGCGGCTAGACAATTTTTCCTTGCGTTTGCGCGTTGGGGTTCACGCTGGGCGAGTCTTTGCTGCCGAGGTTGGCGATCAGAGTCATATTGAACTGGTGGTCACCGGACCGGAAGTAAATCGGGTTGCATTGGCGCAAGAGATTGCTGCACCGGGTGAGGTTGTTGTCAGTGACCAAATCTTGCGGTGTATTGCAGGTTATCGGGTTGAACCGCGTCAGGCGGGGTTTTATCATCTCCTCGATCTGCAACCAACAGTAATCCCGTCGGTGCCGTCGTTAACCTGGTCGCTCAGTGGCCCGGATGATCTGGCAACGCTGAATCGGCTGGCCCGCCAGCTCAATGCTCTCCAGCCCTATCTTGTCCACCGCTTACCACGCCGTTTTCTCGATCCTGCTGCCGGCGAATTGGGTGAATTTCGCCCAGTGACCGTGCTCTTCGCCAACGTCTACGATTTTTCCCGCTATCTCATCAAGCTCGATAGCGATCCGGAACTGGCTGCGGCTATCTTCAATGCCTACTATCGACGTGTGCAGGCAGTGGTTCATCACTACGAGGGTATCATCAACAAAGTCGATATGTATACCCACGGTGATAAACTCATGGCCTTGTTTGGCGCACCTACAGCTCACGAAGACGATCCGATCCGTGCTGTGCGGTGTGCCCTTGAATTGCGTACAGTCATCCAGGAGGCAAACCAGGAGATCGGTAAGTTAGCGGGAACCCTTGCCCCGCCACTGGCTCAGAAGATCGGTATTAATACCGGTACTGTCTTTGCCGGGCGGGTTGGTGGTGCGGCACGTTATGAATATACCGTGATGGGGCCGGCGGTGAATCTGGCCGCACGCCTGATGGCTGCCGCTCCGGAGGGGGCTATCTACCTCTCGCCAAGCTCGCAGATGGCCGTGCAGGATCAGGTTGTCTTGCAGGCCGCTGCACCGCTGACCTTGAAAGGGCTGAGTGAACCGGTTACACCGGCACAGGTTGTCAGCATTGCCCCCGTCTCCAACCGCCATGACGATGAGCAACTGGCGGTAGCACCTCTGATTGGACGTGATGCCGAGCTGAAACAGGTGTTAACCACAGCCCGTACTGCGCTGCGCGGACGTGGCGCCACGATTGCACTGGTTGGGGAAGCAGGTGCCGGTAAATCACGCCTGGCCGAGGAGGCAATTCAGCGATTGGTCATTGACTCGACGGTCCATCAGGATGACTATGAGGATGTGCCACCGTTCACCATTCTCTTTGGCGATTGTCAAAGCTACGAACAACGTACTGCCTATGCGGCGATCCGCGCACCATTGATCAGTGCTCTGGGTCTTGATGCACGGAGTGCACCAGATCAATTAGCTGCCAATGTCGTTCATCGCCTTGAACACCTGGTACCGGAACTCAGCCGCTTTGCACCGCTGCTGGCCGATGCGCTGGCGTTGCCGATTGCTGATACGCCGTTAACTGGCGGGTTGTCCTCTCAACAACGCCATGATCGATTGCAAGAGCTATTGGTTGAGATCTTTCTCCGTCTGGCTACTCGTGAGTCGCTTCTGCTGATCCTGGAAGATTGCCATTGGGCCGACTCGCCATCGCTCGAGGTCCTTGAGCGGTTGAGTAAGGCTGTTTCAGGCCGTCGTCTGGTCTTGTTACTCACCTACCGTCCTGAAATGGTATCACCAGCCCCATGGGATAGTCATCCCAACACCATCCGCATCGAATTAGGTGAGCTACGGCCAGAAGACAGCCGGGCACTGTTAGAAGCACTCCTCGGCGGACCGCCGCCGGAAGAGATGTTGCCGCTGCTGGATCGCACTCAGGGTAATCCCTTCTTCATCGAGGAGTTGGTACGGGCATTAGTTCGTGATCGGCTGTTGATTCGCGACAGCGCAGGTGCTGCGTGGCGATTGGCTCGTCCGGTTGAAAAGATCGAGCTGCCCCGCAGTATTGAAGGGTTGCTGATTGCCCGCCTCGACCGTCTGGATGAACCACGCCAGGAGCTGGTGCAGGTTGCTTCTGTCATTGGCCGACGTTTCCAGCGCCCGGTGGTAGAGGGCGTCTACTCTAACCCGCCGGTGCTCGATGAGAGCCTGGAGCGCCTGATCGATCATGAGTTGATCCAGGCCGATCAGCAGGAGCGCATTCTGGCCTACATCTTCCGGCATGCGCTGTTGCGTGATGTTGCCTACGAGGGCATTCTGTACGCTCGCCGGCGCATGTTACACGCTCGTGTGGCCCGGCGGATCGAAGAGATTGCTGCGCATCAGCTCGAAGAACAATACGCAGTGCTGGCGTGGCATTTTTTGCAGGCCGAAGAGTGGCAGCCGGCACTACATTATCATCTCCTGGCTGCCGCTCAGGCGCATCGTCGCTTTGCCAATCGCGATGCGCTGGCGCTGTACACAACGGCCCTGAAAATTGCGCCGTACCTGGCGACAGTATGGGACCCAAATCGCTTAATCGACCGGGTCGCCGAAATTCATGAAGCAATTGGCGATATTCATCTGACATTGGGTGAATATGATGAAGCAGAGCGGAATTTTCGCGAAGCACTTCAGTTAAGCCTGCCTTCTGCCGATCAACCGGTAAGCGAGCGCTGGCTGCGCCTGCACCGTATGCTGGCCTCAGTCGAAGAGCGACGCTCGAATTATCAGCAGGCGTTTGCGCTGTTAACCGAAGGGATGTCCCGCGCTCATCAAGGGTTGTTGGCCGAAACCGCCCGTTGTTATCTGCTTGGTGCCGGAATTGCCTACCGCACCGGCGATTATACCCACGCAATGGAATGGGCGAATATCGGTTACAGGCTGGCTGTGGAGAGTGCTAGTCTGACGGATCAGGCCAGAGCGCTCAAAATTATCGGCAATATCGCCAGTGATCAGGGAAATCGGACACAGGCTGTCGAAGCCCTCAATCAGGCACGTACTCTTTACGAACAAGCGAACATGCCGGCTGGTTTGTGTGATGTGCTCAATGACCTGGGCCGTGTCTATACCCAGGCCGGACGTTGGGCCGAGACCATCGCGGTGTTTGAGCAGTCAATGGCGATTTCCGAGGCCATTGGCGATGTACTGGCTACGGCTCGCACGGCCAATAATCTGGCGGTTGTGCTGGTGGGTCGGAATGAACTCGAACGGGCCGGTAAGCTGTACCAGCGTGCCGGTGAACTCTTCGCCCGCCTTGGTTCCCGGCTGGGTGTAGCGGTGACGGGCTATAATCGCGGTGAGGTGTTACTCAATCAAGGACATGCCGCTGCTGCCCTGGATCTGTTCATCACGGCGATTACCGATCTGGAGTCAATTAATGCCCGCAGCTTTCTGCCAGAAGTTCTCCGACTGGCGGCGCTGGCCGCACTGGCACTGGAGGACGTTGCAGGTGCGCGTGCATACGCACAACGTTCGCTAACGATTGCCGAAGAATTAGGCCAGGCCGATGATGCGGCGATTGCAGAGCGGGTGTTGGGTGAAATTGCCCTCGCGGCAGGTGATTTGTCAACTGCTGCCGAATTGTTCGAGCGGAGTGGCAATACGCTGGCTGCGTTGGGCAATCGTTATGAACTCGGTAAGGTTCGTTATCAACAGGCTCGTCTGGAGTTGGCGCGTAAACAGTATTCGACAGCAGCGGCAGCTCGCGCTGAAGCACTTGCTATCTTCACCGAACTCGACGCCCAACGCGATCTGGCGCTTACCAATGCTTTACCGGTTTGA
- the nadB gene encoding L-aspartate oxidase: protein MMEALPTQRSILQRMPSVRDRFVDVLVIGAGAAGLTAALAAAARGARVLVLARGSLPESNSAWAQGGIAAALDPADSPGIHVADTLTAGAGLCDPAAVAVLAHEAPALMRELAMLGVPFERDADQFALGLEGGHSRRRIVHVGDATGRAVTQVLIERVRATPLISVREQAQAVELLTADERVVGALVRQADGSWWRVLAAATVLASGGAGALYGLTSNQPTALGEGIALAYRAGAEIADMEFVQFHPTVYRTRAGYGFLITEAARGEGGLLYTPTGRRFMPAYDPRAELAPRDVVTRGIVAAMQEEGCDHVLLDLTHLPPDQIEHHFPTICARLRADGIDPVRDPIPVAPAAHYLMGGVRTDLSGATNLPGLFAAGEVACTGVHGANRLASNSLLECLVFGRRAGEAAATYRGQAVPMPDPLPIAPITTPLPADWRSTLAEIMRAAGPLRDGSTLRSALARLAEWPISAGPDEADHITAVNAGLTARLIVTAALLRTESRGGHFRQDYPQSEEAWRKHTILRRDAEPAFVPTIAPPTAVSHERQGTHVLI from the coding sequence ATGATGGAAGCCCTTCCTACTCAACGCAGCATTCTGCAGCGCATGCCATCGGTACGCGACCGTTTTGTTGATGTCCTGGTCATTGGCGCCGGCGCAGCCGGTCTCACTGCAGCGCTGGCCGCGGCTGCCCGCGGTGCGCGCGTGCTCGTTCTGGCACGCGGTTCACTCCCCGAAAGTAACTCGGCCTGGGCCCAGGGCGGGATTGCTGCCGCGTTGGACCCGGCCGACTCGCCTGGCATTCACGTTGCCGACACGCTTACTGCCGGAGCCGGCTTGTGTGATCCGGCAGCCGTGGCAGTGCTTGCCCACGAAGCACCGGCACTGATGCGTGAGCTGGCGATGTTGGGGGTACCTTTCGAGCGCGATGCCGATCAATTTGCGTTAGGGCTGGAAGGAGGGCATTCCCGGCGGCGCATTGTTCACGTCGGCGACGCAACCGGGCGGGCTGTAACCCAGGTGTTGATCGAGCGAGTGCGTGCCACGCCACTCATCAGTGTGCGCGAGCAGGCCCAGGCGGTCGAATTGTTAACTGCCGATGAGCGCGTGGTCGGAGCGCTGGTACGCCAGGCTGATGGGTCGTGGTGGCGAGTGTTGGCGGCGGCAACCGTGCTGGCCAGTGGCGGCGCTGGTGCGTTGTACGGGCTAACCAGTAATCAACCAACGGCACTCGGTGAAGGCATTGCGCTGGCCTACCGCGCCGGAGCCGAGATTGCCGATATGGAGTTTGTGCAATTTCATCCTACGGTCTATCGCACCCGCGCCGGTTATGGCTTTCTGATCACCGAAGCTGCCCGTGGTGAGGGTGGATTGCTCTACACGCCAACCGGTCGGCGCTTTATGCCGGCCTACGATCCGCGTGCCGAACTGGCACCCCGCGATGTGGTAACGCGCGGCATTGTTGCAGCAATGCAGGAGGAAGGCTGCGATCACGTCTTGCTCGATTTGACCCATCTGCCACCTGATCAGATCGAGCATCATTTTCCGACCATTTGTGCCCGTTTACGGGCCGACGGTATTGATCCGGTGCGAGATCCGATTCCGGTGGCACCGGCAGCCCACTACCTCATGGGAGGGGTACGTACCGATTTGAGTGGCGCAACCAATCTGCCGGGACTCTTCGCTGCCGGTGAGGTCGCCTGTACGGGTGTGCATGGCGCGAATCGGCTGGCCAGCAACTCGTTACTCGAATGCCTTGTCTTTGGTCGCCGGGCCGGTGAAGCCGCCGCTACCTATCGCGGGCAAGCCGTTCCTATGCCTGATCCGCTTCCGATAGCACCAATTACCACGCCACTTCCTGCCGATTGGCGCTCTACACTGGCCGAAATCATGCGAGCCGCCGGGCCATTGCGAGACGGATCAACCCTTCGAAGCGCACTGGCAAGGCTGGCAGAGTGGCCAATCAGTGCCGGGCCAGACGAAGCCGATCACATCACTGCTGTTAATGCCGGACTGACGGCACGGCTGATCGTCACTGCGGCCTTGTTGCGTACTGAGAGCCGTGGTGGCCACTTCCGGCAGGATTACCCGCAATCAGAGGAAGCCTGGCGCAAACATACCATCCTGCGACGTGACGCCGAACCCGCGTTTGTGCCGACGATTGCACCGCCGACGGCGGTTAGCCACGAGCGACAGGGGACGCATGTCTTGATCTGA